A single Xenopus laevis strain J_2021 chromosome 3S, Xenopus_laevis_v10.1, whole genome shotgun sequence DNA region contains:
- the LOC108712674 gene encoding nodal homolog 2-B, with translation MASLGAILLFAIASLMHGRPIHSDRKGAKIPLAGSNLGYKKSSNMYGSRLFQGMRYPPSMIQLYQTLILGNDTDLSILEYPVLQESDAVLSFIAKSCVVVGNRWTLSFDMSSISSTNELKLAELRIRLPSFERPQDVTVEIYHTKKGQENLFMGSFKTNPSVAMGSSWKVFNLTRMLQYYLHQGEQFTNDEYIEVKNLHEGAKPQVIKRRARTEVEEGLQGNKDNTPTSSFPTERVVLVVFTRDKPTANHFGSPSLIHTVESSKYVMSESTVRVADARRHRRNQKTKNTIIMNTIPSRSAGNPLCRRVDMIVDFEKIKWGDRIVYPKRFNAYRCEGACPIPLNETFKPTNHAYIKSLVKLYDQEKVECSSCVPVKMSPLSMLLYEDGEVVLKHHEDMIVDECGCN, from the exons ATGGCAAGCCTAGGAGCCATCTTGTTATTCGCCATTGCCTCCCTTATGCATGGGAGGCCTATTCATTCAGACAGAAAAGGAGCAAAAATCCCTCTCGCAGGATCTAACTTAGGATACAAGAAATCTAGCAATATGTATGGTTCCAGGCTGTTCCAGGGTATGAGATACCCCCCTTCCATGATTCAGTTATACCAGACACTGATTTTGGGGAACGATACGGATCTGTCAATCCTGGAATATCCCGTCCTGCAAGAATCTGATGCAGTTCTAAGCTTCATTGCAAAAA gtTGTGTTGTAGTGGGCAATCGATGGACATTGTCTTTTGACATGTCTTCTATATCCAGCACCAATGAGCTGAAATTGGCTGAGCTGAGAATCCGCCTCCCTTCATTTGAAAGACCCCAGGATGTTACTGTAGAGATCTACCACACAAAGAAAGGTCAGGAGAATCTCTTTATGGGATCCTTCAAGACTAACCCTTCTGTTGCAATGGGTTCCTCATGGAAGGTCTTTAATCTTACTAGGATGCTCCAGTATTATCTCCACCAAGGGGAGCAATTCACCAATGATGAATACATAGAAGTTAAGAACCTGCATGAGGGAGCCAAGCCACAAGTCATTAAGAGAAGAGCAAGGACTGAGGTTGAAGAAGGTCTACAAGGGAATAAAGACAATACCCCTACATCCAGTTTTCCCACAGAGAGAGTTGTGCTGGTCGTATTCACCAGGGATAAACCCACTGCTAATCACTTTGGCTCTCCTAGTCTTATTCACACTGTGGAGTCTTCCAAGTATGTTATGAGTGAAAGTACTGTCCGGGTGGCAGATGCCAGGAGACACCGGCGCAACCAAAAAACAAAGAACACCATCATCATGAACACCATACCCTCCAGGAGTGCTGGAAATCCCCTTTGCAGGAGGGTGGATATGATAGTGGATTTTGAAAAGATTAAATGGGGCGATCGGATTGTCTACCCCAAAAGATTCAATGCCTATAGGTGTGAAGGAGCCTGTCCCATTCCTCTGAATGAAACCTTCAAGCCAACAAACCATGCCTACATCAAG AGTCTGGTCAAGTTGTACGATCAAGAGAAAGTGGAATGTTCCTCCTGTGTCCCTGTAAAGATGAGCCCTCTGTCCATGTTACTGTATGAAGACGGAGAAGTTGTACTGAAGCATCATGAGGATATGATTGTGGATGAGTGTGGATGTAACTGA